In one window of Prionailurus bengalensis isolate Pbe53 chromosome B3, Fcat_Pben_1.1_paternal_pri, whole genome shotgun sequence DNA:
- the ZFAND6 gene encoding AN1-type zinc finger protein 6 isoform X1, with product MAQETNHSQVPMLCSTGCGFYGNPRTNGMCSVCYKEHLQRQNSSNGRISPPAASVGTLSESFPVQCADGSVPDAQSPLDSTSASVQPSPVSNQSLLSESVASSQVDSTSVDKAIPDTEDLQASVSDTAQQPSEEQSKSLEKPKQKKNRCFMCRKKVGLTGFECRCGHVYCGVHRYSDVHNCSYNYKADAAEKIRKENPVVVGEKIQKI from the exons ATGGCTCAAGAAACTAATCACAGCCAAGTGCCTATGCTTTGTTCTACTGGCTGCGGATTTTATGGAAACCCTCGCACAAATGGCATGTGTTCAGTGTGCTATAAAGAACATCTCCAAAGACAGAATAGTAGTAATGGTAGAATCAGCCCACCTG CGGCTTCTGTCGGCACCCTGTCCGAGTCTTTCCCGGTCCAGTGCGCGGACGGCAGCGTCCCCGATGCACAGTCACCCCTAGACTCCACATCTGCATCCGTGCAGCCCAG CCCTGTATCAAATCAGTCGCTTTTATCCGAATCTGTAGCATCTTCCCAAGTGGACAGTACGTCTGTGGACAAAGCAATCCCTGACACGGAAGACCTGCAAG CTTCAGTATCAGATACGGCGCAGCAGCCATCTGAAGAGCAAAGCAAGTCTCTTGAAAagccaaaacagaaaaagaaccgCTGTTTCATGTGCAGGAAGAAAGTAGGACTTACTG GGTTTGAATGCCGGTGTGGACATGTGTACTGTGGTGTACATCGTTACTCAGACGTGCACAATTGCTCGTACAATTACAAAGCTGATGCCGCggagaaaatcagaaaagaaaacccgGTAGTTGTCGGCGAAAAGATCCAGAAGATCTGA
- the ZFAND6 gene encoding AN1-type zinc finger protein 6 isoform X2, whose protein sequence is MAQETNHSQVPMLCSTGCGFYGNPRTNGMCSVCYKEHLQRQNSSNGRISPPAASVGTLSESFPVQCADGSVPDAQSPLDSTSASVQPSPVSNQSLLSESVASSQVDSTSVDKAIPDTEDLQVARIVDCERNGCCGQTWQQLVSTATEDEDRVVNVHHACVEDGVAFCTEWPWQQEYQRWP, encoded by the exons ATGGCTCAAGAAACTAATCACAGCCAAGTGCCTATGCTTTGTTCTACTGGCTGCGGATTTTATGGAAACCCTCGCACAAATGGCATGTGTTCAGTGTGCTATAAAGAACATCTCCAAAGACAGAATAGTAGTAATGGTAGAATCAGCCCACCTG CGGCTTCTGTCGGCACCCTGTCCGAGTCTTTCCCGGTCCAGTGCGCGGACGGCAGCGTCCCCGATGCACAGTCACCCCTAGACTCCACATCTGCATCCGTGCAGCCCAG CCCTGTATCAAATCAGTCGCTTTTATCCGAATCTGTAGCATCTTCCCAAGTGGACAGTACGTCTGTGGACAAAGCAATCCCTGACACGGAAGACCTGCAAG TGGCACGTATTGTAGACTGTGAGCGAAATGGGTGCTGCGGGCAGACGTGGCAGCAGTTGGTGTCCACGGCCACCGAGGATGAAGACAGGGTGGTGAACGTACACCATGCGTGTGTGGAGGACGGCGTGGCTTTCTGCACTGAGTGGCCCTGGCAACAAGAGTACCAAAGGTGGCCTTGA